The following coding sequences lie in one Kitasatospora azatica KCTC 9699 genomic window:
- a CDS encoding ABC transporter ATP-binding protein, with protein MIEVHRLTKRYGRTTAVDNLTFTVRPGRVTGFLGPNGAGKSTTLRMILGLNDPTSGTATVDGRPIRHRPRGLHQVGALLDASDVHGGRTGRAHLRALARSNAIGRSRVEEVLREVGLAGAPGSAGAAGRRIAGYSLGMRQRLGIAAALLGDPPVLLFDEPLNGLDPAGVLWVRGLFRRLAAEGRTVFVSSHLMSEMANTADQLVVIGRGELIAAESVAEFAARGTRPGATRTASLEEAFMELTADSVEYPAGEHR; from the coding sequence ATGATCGAAGTCCACCGACTGACGAAGCGTTACGGCCGTACCACCGCCGTAGACAACCTCACCTTCACCGTGCGCCCCGGCCGGGTCACCGGGTTCCTCGGCCCGAACGGCGCCGGCAAGAGCACCACCCTGCGCATGATCCTCGGCCTCAACGACCCCACCAGCGGCACCGCCACCGTCGACGGCCGCCCGATCCGGCACCGCCCGCGCGGCCTGCACCAGGTCGGCGCCTTGCTCGACGCGAGCGACGTCCACGGCGGCCGCACCGGCCGGGCCCACCTGCGCGCCCTGGCCCGCAGCAACGCCATCGGGCGCAGTCGGGTGGAGGAGGTGCTGCGCGAGGTCGGGCTGGCGGGTGCGCCGGGCTCGGCCGGAGCGGCGGGCCGCCGGATCGCCGGCTACTCGCTCGGCATGAGACAGCGGCTCGGCATCGCGGCGGCGCTGCTCGGCGATCCGCCGGTGCTGCTGTTCGACGAGCCGCTCAACGGGCTCGATCCAGCAGGGGTGTTGTGGGTGCGCGGACTCTTCCGCCGGCTCGCGGCCGAGGGGCGCACGGTGTTCGTCTCCAGTCACCTGATGAGCGAGATGGCGAACACCGCCGACCAGTTGGTCGTCATCGGTCGTGGCGAGCTGATCGCCGCCGAGAGCGTGGCGGAGTTCGCCGCCCGCGGCACCCGACCGGGCGCCACCCGCACCGCCTCCCTGGAGGAGGCGTTCATGGAACTCACCGCCGACAGCGTCGAATACCCCGCAGGAGAGCACCGATGA
- a CDS encoding GNAT family N-acetyltransferase yields MMITYEWRGGFDNAEVNALHAEGFNHRALEVDWLTRVQRHSLGWVCARDNDDLVGFVNVVWDGGAHAFVLDTVVAGSHRRSGIGAELVAEAARQAREAGCDWLHVDFEDDLRPFYFDACGFKPTAAGLIAL; encoded by the coding sequence ATGATGATCACGTATGAGTGGCGGGGCGGCTTCGACAACGCCGAGGTCAATGCGCTGCATGCGGAGGGCTTCAATCACCGTGCCCTGGAGGTCGATTGGCTGACCCGGGTACAACGCCACAGCCTCGGCTGGGTCTGTGCACGTGATAACGACGACCTCGTCGGCTTCGTCAACGTCGTGTGGGACGGCGGCGCTCACGCGTTCGTCCTGGACACCGTGGTCGCGGGGAGCCACCGCCGGTCCGGGATCGGAGCAGAACTCGTCGCCGAGGCCGCCCGGCAGGCCCGCGAAGCCGGATGCGACTGGCTGCACGTCGACTTCGAGGACGACCTGCGGCCGTTCTACTTCGACGCCTGCGGGTTCAAGCCGACAGCGGCAGGTCTCATCGCGCTCTGA
- a CDS encoding ABC transporter permease, with protein MTTPTVAPHAPRTATEHRARFGDLLAAEWIKLWSLRSTPWVLGLSALVIICANLRSAQYTYDNFDPQPGSRYLQTALDDSFNIIAADVLMLVAGTVGALTVVSEYATGMIRTTLAAVPDRRAVLTAKASVLAAVMLGYGILVAGASFGLCQAVLSGRHIGLSITHPGALRFVAAAALFAPVCALVGMGLGVLIRHSAATVVAAVMVLFCLPSFFTDTYRWTADLSHAMPLTAWRRLAQVDLTDQFVSHYPATVGGAWITFAAWPLLAVAIAVVVIHRRDL; from the coding sequence ATGACCACCCCGACCGTCGCCCCGCACGCGCCCCGGACCGCCACCGAACACCGCGCCCGGTTCGGTGACCTGCTGGCAGCCGAGTGGATCAAGCTCTGGTCGCTCCGCTCGACACCCTGGGTGCTCGGCCTCAGCGCCCTGGTCATCATCTGCGCCAACCTCAGGTCCGCGCAGTACACCTACGACAACTTCGATCCGCAGCCGGGGTCCAGGTACCTGCAGACCGCGCTCGACGACTCGTTCAACATCATCGCCGCCGACGTCCTGATGCTCGTCGCCGGGACGGTCGGGGCACTGACGGTCGTCAGCGAGTACGCCACCGGGATGATCCGCACCACGCTGGCGGCCGTCCCCGACCGGCGCGCGGTGCTGACAGCCAAGGCGTCCGTGCTGGCTGCGGTCATGCTCGGTTACGGCATCCTCGTCGCGGGGGCGTCATTCGGGCTCTGCCAGGCGGTCCTGTCCGGACGGCACATCGGATTGTCCATCACCCACCCCGGCGCCCTGCGGTTCGTCGCCGCGGCAGCGCTGTTCGCCCCCGTCTGCGCCCTCGTCGGCATGGGCCTGGGCGTCCTGATCCGGCACAGCGCGGCCACCGTGGTCGCCGCGGTCATGGTGCTCTTCTGCCTGCCGTCGTTCTTCACCGACACCTACCGCTGGACGGCCGACCTCTCGCACGCCATGCCGCTCACCGCCTGGCGCCGGCTGGCCCAGGTCGACCTGACGGACCAGTTCGTCTCGCACTACCCGGCGACGGTCGGCGGAGCCTGGATCACCTTCGCGGCCTGGCCGTTGCTCGCGGTGGCGATCGCCGTGGTCGTCATCCACCGCCGGGACCTGTGA
- a CDS encoding GNAT family N-acetyltransferase: protein MPELKRLHAGHAPTVLAFELANRAYFAASISDRGDEYFAQFADRYSALLAEQEAGICAFYVLVAEDGSVLGRFNLYDFDDGTADLGYRVAQRVAGRGVATATVRELCRLAATQYGVRTLRAAASRANVASRKVLTKAGFVEVGPADPTDLGGKPGSWYQRDLAREF from the coding sequence GTGCCCGAGCTGAAGCGGCTGCATGCCGGCCATGCCCCGACGGTCCTGGCCTTCGAGCTCGCGAACCGCGCCTACTTCGCTGCCTCGATCTCAGACCGGGGCGACGAGTACTTCGCTCAGTTCGCCGACCGGTACAGCGCCTTGCTGGCTGAGCAGGAGGCCGGCATATGTGCCTTCTACGTGCTGGTCGCCGAGGACGGCTCGGTCCTGGGCCGATTCAACCTCTACGACTTCGACGACGGTACTGCCGACCTCGGCTACCGGGTCGCGCAGCGCGTCGCCGGCCGGGGCGTGGCGACCGCGACCGTCCGGGAGTTGTGCCGACTGGCGGCGACTCAGTACGGGGTGCGCACCCTACGGGCGGCCGCCTCCCGCGCCAATGTCGCGTCCCGGAAGGTGCTGACCAAGGCCGGGTTCGTCGAGGTCGGCCCGGCCGACCCGACTGACCTCGGCGGTAAGCCGGGAAGCTGGTACCAGCGCGACCTCGCACGCGAGTTCTGA
- a CDS encoding MBL fold metallo-hydrolase, whose translation MSEQSMQSITLGDVEVIRVVEWQGAFLPARALVPDSPAELWRENEDWLAPGHWEPESDRAVAALQTWVLRSGGRTVLVDTAVGNGRERPDSPAFHHWQGDFLGRLALAGVRPQDVDVVVNTHIHSDHVGWNTTDEAGQWVPTFPNAQYLLPAADDFHYGPKNAYGNGAREDDRLIYQDSIEPVHRTGQAVLWDGAHRIDAHLTLESAPGHTPGSSVLRLESGGDRAVFVGDLLHSPVQILAPSCNSCFCLDPAQAASSRRRVLERAADLRELVIPAHFGGAGAVEVRRAGEGFALERWAAY comes from the coding sequence ATGAGCGAACAGAGCATGCAGAGCATCACCCTGGGAGACGTCGAGGTCATCCGCGTCGTGGAGTGGCAGGGGGCGTTCCTGCCCGCCCGCGCACTGGTGCCGGACTCCCCGGCCGAGCTGTGGCGGGAGAACGAGGACTGGCTCGCGCCAGGCCACTGGGAACCGGAGAGCGACCGGGCGGTGGCCGCGCTGCAGACCTGGGTGCTGCGCAGCGGCGGACGGACCGTCCTGGTCGACACCGCGGTGGGCAACGGGCGCGAACGGCCCGACTCGCCGGCCTTCCACCACTGGCAGGGCGACTTCCTCGGCCGACTGGCCCTCGCCGGCGTCCGCCCGCAGGATGTGGACGTCGTCGTCAACACCCATATCCACAGCGACCATGTCGGCTGGAACACCACCGACGAGGCCGGGCAGTGGGTCCCGACCTTCCCCAACGCCCAGTACCTGCTGCCGGCCGCCGACGACTTCCACTACGGCCCGAAGAACGCCTACGGGAACGGAGCGCGGGAGGACGACCGGCTGATCTACCAGGACAGCATCGAGCCCGTCCACCGGACCGGTCAGGCCGTGCTGTGGGACGGCGCCCACCGGATCGACGCACACCTCACGCTGGAGTCCGCGCCCGGCCACACACCCGGCTCCTCGGTGCTGCGCCTGGAGTCCGGGGGCGACCGGGCGGTCTTCGTCGGCGACCTGCTGCACAGCCCGGTGCAGATCCTCGCCCCCTCCTGCAACAGTTGCTTCTGCCTGGACCCGGCCCAGGCGGCGTCCAGTCGCCGCCGGGTCCTCGAACGGGCCGCCGATCTGCGCGAGTTGGTCATCCCGGCGCACTTCGGCGGGGCCGGGGCGGTGGAGGTCCGGCGAGCGGGCGAGGGGTTCGCGCTGGAGCGGTGGGCGGCCTACTAG
- a CDS encoding serine/threonine-protein kinase, which translates to MSTVPSDLIGRRIAGYRLEREIGRGGMARVYRAEDLRLGRTVAVKILAPELARNDLFRKRFEHESRIAASIDHPHIVPVFEAGEAEGVLFIAMRFVHGRDLRALLDREGPLPLDRTARIVTQVASALDAAHAHNLVHRDVKPGNILVAEGTDSEHPEHIYLTDFGLTKKSLSLTGFTTVGQFVGTLDYVAPEQIAGRPVDGRCDVYGLACVVHEMLTGRPPFERDDDMALLWAHLNDPPEPAVGHGAAVDEVLVRALAKDPQARYPSCAGFVAALRTAGLAARVAAPAPTQVVTEPPPPPPPPAWAAPVYGPGPRV; encoded by the coding sequence GTGTCCACCGTCCCGTCCGATCTGATCGGCCGTCGGATCGCCGGCTACCGCCTGGAGCGGGAGATCGGGCGCGGCGGGATGGCCCGGGTCTACCGGGCCGAGGACCTGCGGCTGGGGCGGACCGTGGCGGTCAAGATCCTGGCGCCCGAGCTGGCCCGCAACGACTTGTTCCGCAAGCGCTTCGAGCACGAGTCGCGGATCGCGGCCTCGATCGACCATCCGCACATCGTGCCGGTCTTCGAAGCGGGGGAGGCCGAGGGGGTGCTGTTCATCGCGATGCGCTTCGTGCACGGGCGCGACCTGCGCGCGCTGCTGGACCGGGAGGGGCCGCTGCCGCTGGACCGGACGGCCCGGATCGTCACCCAGGTCGCTTCGGCGCTGGACGCCGCGCACGCCCACAACCTGGTGCACCGGGACGTGAAGCCGGGCAACATCCTGGTCGCCGAGGGCACCGACAGCGAGCACCCGGAGCACATCTACCTCACCGACTTCGGGCTCACCAAGAAGTCGCTCTCGCTGACCGGGTTCACCACGGTCGGCCAGTTCGTCGGGACCCTCGACTACGTGGCGCCGGAGCAGATCGCCGGCCGGCCGGTGGACGGGCGGTGCGACGTCTACGGACTGGCCTGCGTGGTGCACGAGATGCTGACCGGACGCCCGCCGTTCGAGCGGGACGACGACATGGCGCTGCTCTGGGCGCACCTGAACGACCCGCCGGAGCCGGCGGTCGGCCACGGCGCCGCGGTCGACGAGGTGCTGGTGCGGGCCCTGGCCAAGGATCCGCAGGCGCGGTACCCGAGTTGCGCCGGTTTCGTGGCCGCCCTGCGGACTGCGGGCCTGGCGGCGCGGGTGGCTGCTCCGGCACCCACGCAGGTGGTGACCGAACCGCCGCCCCCGCCACCGCCGCCCGCCTGGGCCGCCCCCGTGTACGGCCCCGGTCCGCGCGTCTAG
- a CDS encoding AraC family transcriptional regulator, translated as MDVVSDAISAVRIGQPSSNRIRVSGSWCARLAPYDGAGFHVVLEGGCRLLREDGGDPLVLGAGDAVLLPHGTGHLLADADADGAAAERAVPFERWLDGSTPRPPRTGLGEVELLCGKYRLDRNRVHPLMAELPEVVHLPNRVGSHPELRSAIDLLGRELGEQRPGACIAVPSLLDLLLVYMIRSWMAEGATGAWPAVLGDPVTAAALRALHSDPAAPWTNDRLAGEVGVSRPTLARRFSALVGRPPMAYLTWWRLTFAATLLRDTQDPLATIARRVGYGTPYALSHAFNREFGTTPGRYRAEAAA; from the coding sequence ATGGACGTGGTGAGTGACGCGATCTCGGCCGTACGCATCGGACAGCCATCCTCCAACCGGATACGGGTCAGCGGGAGTTGGTGCGCCCGGCTGGCGCCGTACGACGGCGCGGGGTTCCACGTGGTGCTGGAGGGCGGCTGCCGGCTGCTGCGCGAGGACGGCGGCGACCCGCTGGTACTCGGCGCCGGTGACGCGGTGCTGCTGCCGCACGGCACCGGGCACCTGCTCGCCGACGCCGATGCCGACGGGGCCGCGGCTGAGCGAGCCGTGCCGTTCGAGCGCTGGCTCGACGGGAGTACCCCTCGCCCGCCCAGGACGGGCCTCGGCGAGGTGGAGCTGCTGTGCGGCAAGTACCGGCTCGACCGCAACCGGGTGCATCCGCTGATGGCGGAGCTGCCCGAAGTGGTCCACCTGCCGAACCGGGTCGGCAGCCACCCCGAACTACGCTCCGCCATCGACCTGTTGGGCCGGGAACTGGGCGAGCAGCGGCCCGGCGCGTGCATCGCGGTGCCCAGCCTGCTCGACCTGCTGCTGGTCTACATGATCCGCTCCTGGATGGCCGAGGGCGCCACCGGAGCCTGGCCCGCCGTGCTGGGCGACCCGGTGACGGCGGCCGCCCTGCGCGCCCTGCACTCGGATCCGGCCGCGCCCTGGACCAACGACCGCCTGGCCGGCGAGGTGGGAGTGTCCCGCCCCACCCTGGCCCGCCGCTTCTCCGCCCTGGTCGGCCGCCCGCCGATGGCCTACCTGACCTGGTGGCGCCTCACCTTCGCCGCCACCCTGCTGCGGGACACCCAGGACCCCCTGGCCACCATCGCCCGCCGCGTCGGCTACGGCACCCCGTACGCCCTCTCACACGCCTTCAACCGGGAGTTCGGGACCACCCCCGGGCGGTACCGGGCGGAGGCGGCGGCCTGA
- a CDS encoding ribonuclease domain-containing protein: MLTQRRTKLSWTKRTAVMIAAMTSVLGASVIASPAANAAVYSSCSVAGCDNAASANSTWSSMGYPTDRGWYDWPTGRCSFAGGQFTNSEGELPFGDTYYEYDVYPRTCGAHRDAVRIVVDFTTGVVYYSPDHYANFYQL, from the coding sequence GTGCTCACTCAGCGTCGTACCAAGCTGTCCTGGACCAAGCGCACCGCCGTCATGATCGCCGCGATGACGTCCGTGCTCGGCGCGTCCGTGATCGCCAGCCCCGCCGCCAACGCGGCCGTGTACAGCTCCTGCTCCGTGGCGGGCTGTGACAACGCCGCCTCGGCCAACTCGACCTGGTCCTCGATGGGTTACCCGACCGACCGCGGCTGGTACGACTGGCCGACCGGCCGGTGCAGTTTCGCCGGTGGCCAGTTCACCAACAGCGAGGGCGAGCTGCCCTTCGGCGACACCTACTACGAGTACGACGTCTACCCGCGCACCTGCGGTGCCCACCGGGACGCCGTCCGGATCGTCGTGGACTTCACCACCGGCGTCGTCTACTACTCGCCCGACCACTACGCGAACTTCTACCAGCTGTAA
- a CDS encoding sensor histidine kinase → MSLTPPLPLLKRVSPGGWTALAWCVSVVYPSLANTSAAYTSALHGARGATGHRDWAFIALTTVLALAACALLRRRPLSALVLLITATIAVTDAWRSGVQLPPTALLAVDAALCLITADCPRRTSRAAAAMVLGVLLGHLALLPELGGGLFLTGTSIGASDSGLLVAVIAWLVGRSIRQSREHARTLGAQAASQAVTAERLRIAREMHDTVAHSIGIIALQAGAARRVIDSRPDRARDALAEIETAGRETLAGLRRMLGALRQADQDASVPVPALHHPPGPHQPPGLHHPPGLHQLPGLADLDRLAATTASAGLRVEVQWQGERRPLLPEIDLAAFRIIQESVTNVVRHADTHSCRVSIDCRKADEVAIEITDRGRGHGTTPGSGYGLAGLRERVALLHGEFLAAPRAGGGFRVSARLPVAGGVR, encoded by the coding sequence ATGTCCCTGACGCCGCCTCTGCCCCTGCTCAAGCGCGTGTCACCAGGCGGGTGGACGGCCCTCGCCTGGTGCGTGTCGGTGGTGTACCCCTCGCTGGCGAACACCTCCGCGGCGTACACCTCGGCACTGCACGGCGCGCGGGGCGCGACCGGCCACCGGGACTGGGCGTTCATCGCCCTGACGACCGTCCTGGCCCTCGCCGCCTGCGCCCTGCTGCGCCGTCGCCCGCTGTCGGCCCTCGTCCTGCTGATCACCGCCACGATCGCCGTGACGGACGCTTGGCGATCCGGAGTGCAGCTCCCGCCGACCGCGCTGCTGGCGGTCGATGCCGCGCTCTGCCTGATCACGGCCGACTGCCCGCGCCGGACCTCGCGTGCCGCGGCGGCCATGGTGCTCGGCGTACTCCTCGGGCATCTGGCCCTGCTTCCCGAGCTGGGCGGCGGCCTGTTCCTCACCGGCACCAGCATCGGCGCCTCGGACAGCGGCCTCCTGGTGGCCGTGATCGCCTGGCTGGTCGGTCGGTCGATCCGTCAGTCCCGCGAGCACGCCAGGACCTTGGGCGCCCAGGCGGCGTCGCAGGCGGTCACCGCCGAGCGGCTGCGGATCGCCCGGGAGATGCACGACACGGTGGCGCACAGCATCGGCATCATCGCCCTGCAGGCCGGTGCGGCGCGGCGGGTCATCGACAGCCGGCCGGACCGGGCGCGTGACGCGCTGGCCGAGATCGAGACCGCCGGGCGGGAGACGCTGGCAGGGCTGCGCCGCATGCTCGGCGCGCTGCGCCAGGCCGATCAGGACGCAAGCGTTCCGGTGCCCGCGCTGCACCACCCGCCGGGCCCGCACCAACCTCCGGGCCTGCACCACCCGCCGGGCCTGCACCAACTGCCAGGCCTGGCCGACCTCGACCGGCTGGCCGCCACGACGGCGTCCGCGGGCCTGCGGGTCGAGGTCCAGTGGCAGGGCGAGCGGCGCCCGCTGCTGCCGGAGATCGACCTGGCGGCCTTTCGGATCATCCAGGAGTCGGTCACCAATGTGGTGCGGCACGCCGACACCCACTCCTGCCGAGTGTCCATAGACTGCCGGAAGGCGGACGAGGTGGCGATCGAGATCACCGACCGGGGCCGCGGCCACGGCACCACCCCGGGCAGCGGCTACGGCCTCGCGGGACTGCGCGAGCGGGTCGCGCTGCTGCACGGCGAGTTCCTCGCCGCGCCCAGGGCCGGCGGCGGCTTCCGGGTCTCGGCCCGGCTGCCCGTGGCGGGAGGCGTCCGATGA
- a CDS encoding response regulator — protein sequence MTVRVLLADDQPLVRAALEMIISDTPDVEVVGEAGTGTEAVRLAEELHPDVVVMDIRMPGMDGIEATRLVTAGPGQARVVVLTTFDDDDCVYAALRAGASGFLVKDMALDDILAAIRVVAAGDALIAPSVTRRLIAEFAGREPETAPVPASAPAVRRIGGITDREREILTLVGRGLSNTEIATELVISIATVKTYVTRLLAKLDARDRVQLVIIAYETGLVSLPG from the coding sequence ATGACCGTCCGCGTCCTGCTGGCCGACGACCAGCCGCTGGTTCGGGCCGCCCTGGAGATGATCATCTCCGACACGCCCGACGTCGAGGTCGTCGGGGAGGCCGGCACCGGCACCGAGGCGGTCCGGCTGGCCGAGGAACTGCACCCCGACGTGGTGGTGATGGACATTCGGATGCCCGGTATGGACGGCATCGAGGCCACCCGCCTGGTCACCGCAGGCCCGGGACAGGCTCGGGTCGTGGTGCTCACCACCTTCGACGACGACGATTGCGTCTACGCGGCGTTGCGGGCGGGTGCCTCCGGCTTCCTCGTCAAGGACATGGCCCTGGACGACATCCTCGCCGCGATCCGGGTGGTCGCCGCCGGGGACGCGCTGATCGCACCGAGCGTCACCCGCCGGCTGATCGCCGAGTTCGCCGGCCGCGAGCCCGAGACCGCTCCGGTCCCCGCCTCCGCCCCCGCCGTGCGACGGATCGGCGGCATCACCGACCGGGAGCGCGAGATCCTCACGCTGGTCGGCCGCGGCCTGTCCAACACCGAGATCGCCACCGAACTGGTCATCAGCATCGCCACCGTGAAGACCTACGTCACGCGGCTGCTGGCCAAACTCGACGCCCGTGACCGTGTGCAGCTGGTCATCATCGCCTACGAGACGGGCCTGGTGTCACTGCCCGGCTGA
- a CDS encoding FHA domain-containing protein, with protein sequence MGERQTAPTAPQLVLQTDGDSQLLSPSRSYHLGRDPVSEIPLSDPRVSWHHALLHVGDGHWMLEDLDSTNGTYLDGHRVSHLDLGPDCVVRFGSPGDGPEVALRPAAPPAPARTPPGPTRAAPRPTALTAITGSFRPPTSVHPLAAARTLRIGRSHDNDLVVEDLEVSRHHAELRAGPGGRYEIVDLGSHNGTYLNGQPVIQAPVGPTDLVGIGHSVFCLVDGELQEFADTGEVTLDVENLVVTVGDGRHLLDGISFPVGQKCLLAVAGPSGSGKSTLLNALTGLRPADQGTVRYDGRDLYRDYAELRRRIGLVPQDDILHTQLTVRRALGYAAELRFPGDTAPAEREARIAEVIGELGLDKRADLVISSLSGGQRKRVSVALELLTKPSLLFLDEPTSGLDPGMDRSVMQMLRALADEGRTVIVVTHSVLSLDLCDRLLLLAPGGRTAYYGPPGESLPYFGFEQWPDAFEAFESQEDRDWAGQYRASPAYQRYIAPMAAAEKAPERLARPARPVGPAAERPAAERPAAERPAAERPAAERPALKAPTPQRWHHQLGTLVRRYATALTADRTFLAIMIALPFVMGAMAHALAGSKLTQSTALNALLLLCVGGVLTGAANAVRELVKERVIYQRERAVGLSRSAYICSKVVVLGTVTVVQAVVLTMVGLAGVKLEPPGGSGVFMPPLIEITLAVALLSFTAMMLGLVISAVVAKEEVTMPLLVLLAIVQVVFCGALLRLNVPVLNQISWLVPSRWALGAMAATVNLHVIVPGTLTGDPLFRHTAKVWLLDMGMLVVLSSVFGLLVARLLRRHEPAVMRK encoded by the coding sequence ATGGGAGAGCGACAGACCGCGCCCACCGCGCCGCAGCTGGTCCTGCAGACCGACGGCGACTCGCAGCTCCTGAGCCCGAGCCGCTCGTACCACCTGGGCCGTGACCCGGTCAGCGAGATTCCGCTCAGCGACCCCCGGGTCTCCTGGCACCACGCGTTGCTGCATGTCGGCGACGGCCACTGGATGCTGGAGGATCTCGACAGCACCAACGGCACCTACCTCGACGGCCACCGGGTCAGCCACCTCGACCTCGGTCCCGACTGCGTGGTCCGCTTCGGCAGTCCGGGCGACGGACCCGAGGTGGCCCTGCGACCGGCCGCGCCGCCCGCGCCTGCCCGCACCCCGCCCGGGCCCACCCGTGCGGCGCCGAGGCCCACCGCGCTGACCGCGATCACCGGCTCCTTCCGTCCGCCGACCAGCGTCCACCCGCTCGCCGCCGCCCGCACCCTGCGGATCGGACGCTCGCACGACAACGACCTGGTGGTCGAGGACCTCGAAGTCTCCCGCCACCACGCCGAACTGCGCGCCGGGCCCGGCGGCCGGTACGAGATCGTCGACCTCGGCAGCCACAACGGCACCTACCTCAACGGCCAGCCGGTGATCCAGGCCCCGGTCGGCCCCACCGATCTGGTCGGCATCGGCCACTCGGTGTTCTGCCTGGTCGACGGCGAGCTGCAGGAGTTCGCCGACACCGGCGAGGTCACCCTGGACGTCGAGAACCTGGTGGTCACCGTCGGCGACGGGCGGCACCTGCTGGACGGGATCAGCTTCCCGGTCGGCCAGAAGTGCCTGCTCGCGGTCGCCGGGCCGAGCGGATCGGGCAAGTCCACCCTGCTCAATGCGCTGACCGGCCTGCGTCCCGCCGATCAGGGTACGGTCCGCTACGACGGCCGCGACCTCTACCGCGACTACGCCGAACTGCGCCGCCGGATCGGCCTGGTGCCGCAGGACGACATCCTGCACACCCAGCTCACGGTTCGCCGGGCCCTCGGCTACGCCGCCGAGCTGCGCTTCCCCGGTGACACCGCGCCGGCCGAACGGGAGGCCAGGATCGCCGAGGTGATCGGCGAACTCGGCCTGGACAAGCGGGCCGACCTGGTCATCTCCAGCCTCTCCGGCGGTCAGCGCAAGCGGGTCAGTGTGGCCCTGGAACTGCTCACCAAGCCCTCGCTGCTCTTCCTGGACGAGCCCACCTCGGGCCTGGACCCGGGCATGGACCGCTCGGTGATGCAGATGTTGCGTGCTCTCGCCGACGAGGGCCGCACCGTCATCGTGGTCACCCACAGCGTGCTCAGCCTCGACCTCTGCGACCGTCTGCTGTTGCTGGCGCCCGGCGGCCGCACCGCCTACTACGGCCCGCCCGGCGAGAGCCTGCCGTACTTCGGCTTCGAGCAGTGGCCCGACGCTTTCGAGGCATTCGAGTCGCAGGAGGACCGCGACTGGGCCGGCCAGTACCGCGCCTCACCCGCCTACCAGCGCTACATCGCACCGATGGCGGCCGCCGAGAAGGCCCCGGAGAGACTCGCGCGGCCCGCGAGACCGGTCGGGCCGGCAGCCGAACGCCCAGCAGCCGAGCGCCCGGCAGCCGAGCGCCCGGCGGCCGAACGGCCGGCGGCCGAACGTCCCGCGCTCAAGGCCCCGACCCCGCAGCGCTGGCACCACCAACTCGGCACCCTGGTCCGCCGCTACGCCACCGCGCTGACCGCCGACCGGACCTTCCTCGCCATCATGATCGCGCTGCCCTTCGTGATGGGTGCGATGGCCCACGCGCTGGCCGGCTCCAAGCTCACCCAGAGCACCGCGCTCAACGCGCTGCTGCTGCTCTGCGTCGGCGGTGTGCTCACCGGCGCGGCCAACGCGGTTCGCGAGCTGGTCAAGGAACGGGTCATCTACCAGCGCGAACGAGCGGTCGGGCTGTCCAGATCGGCCTACATCTGCTCGAAGGTGGTGGTGCTCGGCACCGTGACGGTGGTTCAGGCGGTGGTGCTGACCATGGTCGGGCTGGCCGGGGTGAAGCTCGAACCACCGGGCGGCAGCGGGGTGTTCATGCCGCCGCTGATCGAGATCACGCTGGCCGTCGCGCTGCTCTCGTTCACCGCGATGATGCTCGGCCTGGTGATCTCGGCGGTGGTCGCCAAGGAGGAGGTCACCATGCCGCTGCTGGTGCTGCTGGCCATCGTCCAGGTGGTCTTCTGCGGCGCGCTGCTGCGGCTGAACGTGCCGGTGCTCAACCAGATCTCCTGGCTGGTGCCCTCCCGTTGGGCGTTGGGCGCGATGGCCGCCACCGTGAACCTGCACGTCATCGTCCCCGGCACGCTGACCGGCGACCCGCTGTTCCGGCACACGGCGAAGGTGTGGCTGCTCGACATGGGGATGCTGGTGGTGCTCAGCTCCGTCTTCGGCCTGCTGGTCGCGCGGCTACTGCGCCGCCACGAGCCGGCGGTGATGCGGAAGTGA